A section of the Streptomyces sp. V3I8 genome encodes:
- a CDS encoding geranyl diphosphate 2-C-methyltransferase, with protein sequence MADTDTDTDIAATGTGTASAAASVPSQSTYQSTYQTRVADYWNAEENPVNLELGRIDDLYHHHYGIGAVDPSVLAEVADADRTGGGPAGLRERITAELHRLEQAQAELLASHLGDLSPADRVFDAGCGRGGGSVVAHLRYGCRTDGVTLSRKQADFANEQARKRNIDDKVRYHHRNMLDTGLATGAYAASWNNESTMYVELELLFAEHARLLRRGGRYVTITGCYNDTYGRASREVSLINAHYICDIHPRSEYFRAMARNRLVPVHVQDLTADTIPYWELREQAGHLVTGIEETFLDAYRNGSFQYLLIVADRV encoded by the coding sequence ATCGCAGACACCGACACCGACACCGACATCGCCGCCACCGGCACCGGCACGGCCTCGGCGGCAGCGTCCGTGCCGAGCCAGTCCACGTACCAGTCGACGTACCAGACCCGCGTGGCGGACTACTGGAACGCCGAGGAGAACCCGGTCAACCTGGAACTGGGCAGGATCGACGACCTGTACCACCACCACTACGGCATCGGGGCCGTCGACCCGTCGGTGCTCGCCGAGGTCGCGGACGCGGACCGTACGGGCGGCGGCCCGGCCGGGCTCCGCGAGCGGATCACCGCCGAACTGCACCGGCTGGAGCAGGCCCAGGCCGAGCTGCTCGCCTCGCACCTCGGTGACCTCTCCCCCGCCGACCGGGTCTTCGACGCCGGCTGCGGGCGCGGTGGCGGCAGCGTGGTGGCCCACCTGCGGTACGGCTGCCGCACCGACGGTGTGACGCTGTCCAGGAAGCAGGCCGACTTCGCCAACGAGCAGGCCCGCAAGCGGAACATCGACGACAAGGTGCGCTACCACCACCGGAACATGCTCGACACCGGCCTCGCCACGGGTGCGTACGCGGCCTCCTGGAACAACGAGTCCACCATGTACGTGGAGCTGGAGCTGCTCTTCGCCGAGCACGCCCGGCTGCTGCGCCGCGGCGGACGGTACGTGACGATCACCGGCTGCTACAACGACACCTACGGGCGGGCCTCCCGCGAGGTGTCGCTCATCAACGCGCACTACATCTGCGACATCCACCCGCGCTCGGAGTACTTCCGCGCGATGGCCCGCAACCGGCTCGTACCCGTCCATGTGCAGGACCTGACCGCGGACACGATCCCGTACTGGGAGCTGCGCGAGCAGGCCGGCCATCTGGTCACCGGCATCGAGGAGACGTTCCTCGACGCCTACCGGAACGGCAGTTTCCAGTACCTGCTCATCGTGGCCGACCGCGTCTGA
- a CDS encoding XdhC/CoxI family protein, producing the protein MLDIADELARWAEEGRAFAVATVVAVGGSAPRGPGAALAVDGAGTVIGSVSGGCVEGAVYDLCLQALEDGGTVVERFGYSDEDAFAVGLTCGGVLDIMVTPVGADAPAREVFRAALSAAAAGEPRALARVVRGPEHLLGSALLVHPDGSYEGSLGGGAPELDRTAAAEARALLDAGRTGTLDLSEDGTHCPGGLTLLVESKVPPPRMIVFGAIDFAAALVRAGKFLGYHVTVCDARPVFATRARFPEADDLVVDWPHRYLRGTETDGRTVLCVLTHDAKFDIPLLEQALRMPVAFVGAMGSRRTHADRDRRLREAGLTAAELSRLRSPIGLDLGARTPEETALSIAAEIVASRRGGTGTPLTDSGTPIHREGPDTAKAA; encoded by the coding sequence TGGGCCGAGGAGGGCCGCGCGTTCGCCGTCGCCACCGTCGTGGCCGTCGGCGGCAGCGCGCCGCGCGGCCCGGGTGCCGCCCTCGCCGTCGACGGCGCGGGCACGGTGATCGGCTCGGTCTCCGGCGGCTGCGTGGAGGGGGCGGTGTACGACCTGTGCCTCCAGGCCCTCGAGGACGGCGGGACCGTCGTCGAACGGTTCGGCTACAGCGACGAGGACGCCTTCGCGGTCGGACTGACCTGCGGCGGGGTGCTCGACATCATGGTCACCCCGGTCGGGGCGGACGCGCCCGCCCGCGAGGTGTTCCGGGCGGCCCTGTCGGCCGCCGCCGCGGGCGAGCCCAGGGCCCTGGCCCGGGTCGTCCGCGGCCCGGAACACCTCCTGGGCAGCGCCCTGCTGGTGCACCCGGACGGTTCGTACGAGGGGTCGCTGGGCGGCGGCGCCCCGGAGCTGGACCGGACGGCGGCGGCCGAGGCCCGGGCTCTGCTGGACGCCGGGCGCACCGGCACCCTCGACCTCTCGGAGGACGGCACGCACTGCCCCGGCGGGCTCACCCTGCTGGTCGAGTCGAAGGTGCCGCCGCCGCGCATGATCGTGTTCGGCGCGATCGACTTCGCCGCGGCGCTCGTCCGGGCGGGCAAGTTCCTCGGGTACCACGTGACGGTGTGCGACGCCCGGCCCGTCTTCGCCACCAGGGCCCGCTTCCCGGAGGCGGACGACCTCGTCGTCGACTGGCCGCACCGCTATCTGCGGGGTACGGAGACCGACGGGCGCACGGTCCTGTGCGTGCTCACCCACGACGCCAAGTTCGACATCCCGCTGCTGGAGCAGGCGCTGCGGATGCCGGTCGCGTTCGTCGGGGCGATGGGCTCGCGCCGCACCCACGCGGACCGCGACCGGCGCCTGCGGGAGGCCGGCCTGACGGCGGCGGAGCTGTCCCGCCTCCGGTCGCCGATCGGCCTCGACCTGGGCGCCCGCACACCCGAGGAGACGGCCCTGTCCATCGCGGCGGAGATCGTCGCGTCCCGCCGGGGCGGCACGGGCACCCCGCTGACGGACTCGGGCACCCCGATCCACCGGGAGGGACCGGACACGGCGAAAGCCGCCTGA